In the genome of Nycticebus coucang isolate mNycCou1 chromosome 12, mNycCou1.pri, whole genome shotgun sequence, one region contains:
- the LOC128562768 gene encoding zinc finger protein 501-like, whose translation MTTEDTSFLQKQSTEEMEPTVELLPVEFQELMTVKDVEMDFTQVEMELLSSSQNYMGMDMKVANCGSLVFWDSESIPDTKEFLSKQEVYEEVSSERELIIEKHKKDNGWGSKLIASWEYEGILERQQENQRNDSMQVVIKHKKNPAEHCNEIGKSSNPIKHSKVYSGKKPWECNACGKSFSYYSAFILHHRIHTGEKPYMCNECGKSFSRSSSLIQHQRIHTGEKPYECSECEKAFSHRSALIQHHIIHTGEKPYECNECGKAFNQSTYLIQHHRIHTGEKPYRCKECGKAFNDTSSLIKHQRVHTGEKPYGCKECEKSFSDRSGLNQHQRTHARKKPYECSECGKAFSYCSALIQHQGTHTGEKPYKCDECRKAFSDRSALIRHQRIHTGERPYKCKECEKAFSQSSSLTKHLRTHTGEKPYKCPDCEKAFSQSSSLTQHQKIHTREKSYKCKKCEKTFGGRSAFHQHKEIHDK comes from the exons ATGACTACTGAGGATACTTCTTTTCTCCAAAAACAGAGCACAGAAGAAATGGAACCTACTGTTGAGCTCCTTCCTGTTGAGTTCCAG GAACTGATGACAGtcaaagatgtggaaatggaCTTCACTCAGGTGGAGATGGAACTATTGAGTTCTTCCCAAAATTACATGGGCATGGATATGAAGGTGGCGAACTGTGGGAGCCTGGTATTTTGGG aTTCTGAATCCATACCTGATACTAAGGAGTTCCTTTCAAAGCAGGAAGTTTATGAAGAAGTATCATCTGAAAGGGAGCTGATAATAGAAAAACATAAGAAGGATAATGGCTGGGGCTCTAAGTTGATAGCATCCTGGGAATATGAAGGCATTTTAGAAAGGCAGCAAGAAAATCAGAGGAATGATTCAATGCAAGTTGTAATTAAACACAAGAAAAACCCTGCAGAGCACTgcaatgaaattggaaaaagttCAAACCCAATTAAACATTCAAAAGTTTACTCAGGGAAAAAGCCATGGGAGTGCAATGCATGTGGAAAGTCCTTCAGTTACTACTCAGCCTTTATCTTACATcatagaattcatactggagagaagccctatatgtgtaatgaatgtggaaagtcCTTTAGTCGGAGCTCATCCCTCATTcagcatcagagaattcacactggagagaaaccttatgagtGTAGTGAATGTGAGAAAGCTTTCAGTCACCGGTCAGCCCTTATTCAGCATCATATcattcacactggagaaaagcccTATGAGTGCAATGAATGCGGGAAAGCCTTCAACCAAAGCACATACCTCATTCAGCATCACAGAAtacacactggagaaaaaccctatagatgcaaagaatgtgggaaagctttcaaTGACACCTCATCCCTTATTAAACACCAGAGggttcatactggagaaaaaccctatggATGTAAAGAGTGTGAGAAGTCCTTTAGTGACCGGTCAGGACTTAATCAGCATCAGAGAACTCATGCAAGGAAAAAGCCTTATGaatgcagtgaatgtgggaaagcgTTCAGTTACTGTTCAGCTCTTATTCAACATCAAGGAACCCATACTggggagaaaccttacaaatgcgATGAATGTAGGAAAGCCTTCAGTGACCGCTCGGCTCTCATaagacatcagagaattcatactggagagagaccttacaaatgtaaagaatgtgagAAAGCCTTCAGCCAGAGCTCATCCCTTACAAAGCATCTGAGAacacatactggagaaaaaccctataaATGCCCTGATTGTGAGAAAGCCTTTAGCCAGAGTTCATCTCTTACTCaacatcagaaaattcatacaagggagaaatcctacaaatgtaaGAAATGTGAGAAAACCTTCGGTGGCCGTTCAGCCTTTCATCAACATAAAGAAATTCATGATAAATAG